A window of uncultured Gellertiella sp. genomic DNA:
CCAACACCATGCATCTGGTGGCCGATGCCGTGCAGGCCCGCATCACGGTGCCGCTGATCCACATCATCGACGAAACCGCCTTGGCGCTGAAGGCCGGGGGCAAGCGCCGCCCGCTGCTGCTCGCCACCCGCTATACGATGGAACATGGTTTCTATTGCGAGCGGATGAAGGCCGCAGGCCTTGAGGTGATGGTGCCCGATGCCGCCGACCGCACCATCACCCATGACATCATCTTCAACGAGCTTTGCGCCGGCCACGTCATGCCGGAGTCCCGCGCCCGGATGATCGCGATCATCGAAAAGGCGAAATCTGAAGGGGCCGACAGCGTCATTCTCGGCTGCACCGAAATCTGCCTGCTGCTCGACCCCACGGCCCTG
This region includes:
- a CDS encoding aspartate/glutamate racemase family protein, coding for MEMIGLIGGMSFESSAVYYRLVNEAVRARLGGLSSAEVLMHSVNFEEIVALQKAGRWDDAAQRLGNVAAGLEKAGAACVLICTNTMHLVADAVQARITVPLIHIIDETALALKAGGKRRPLLLATRYTMEHGFYCERMKAAGLEVMVPDAADRTITHDIIFNELCAGHVMPESRARMIAIIEKAKSEGADSVILGCTEICLLLDPTALPLPGFDSTTLHAEAAVAFALHHHAAKHGVAA